The following proteins are encoded in a genomic region of Dioscorea cayenensis subsp. rotundata cultivar TDr96_F1 chromosome 8, TDr96_F1_v2_PseudoChromosome.rev07_lg8_w22 25.fasta, whole genome shotgun sequence:
- the LOC120266682 gene encoding probable disease resistance protein At1g58602 → MEHIVSFAVTKLVDLLAHEVGFLEGVDDELRSLRDLLQWIEALLKDTDIHSNKDNDERAKLWVNQVRDLAHDAEDIIDNYIFRVHHLDHASPSSWLSSLGACPVLPSKLSILHDLGNKIHKVKGRAQEIYDNQRKIGNIASSGDGPSNSNINEARPPPVRRRRTQDVEEADVLGFDEHFQALARMLMGDDGNKRRAVISITGMGGAGKTTLARKIFSDPGIKRHFTFQAWIWVSQENPARQLLEAIAKNAMSISNLELEDKYLSHAEMKPYENITTKDEQEDWLEHLRHLMVKNEVCSHLKKNKYLVILDDIWSKEAWDTIEGLLPDMMNGSRVLLTTRKQDVALHADRQSPPYEVKFLGEEDSWELFCKKAIPTKCSNDCPPHLKPIGREMVAKCCGLPLAIIVLGRLVLTRRQSAEEWRKLLKSTNWQLRQGEQKISEILALSYHHLPYYMKPCFLYFSIYPKGALISAKRLIRLWIAEGFIQPRDQETMEEVAEDYLEELVHWSMIQVVERHDHGGIKICRIHELLHDLSIFLAQGMNFIHIPSNDKEENILHNCRRLALHDDKSTRYIARSYSIDSNSRLRTITSVDMGKSISKMEKFFHDLKLLRVINLQGTRIKSLPNDIGKLIHLRYLGLRYTDLTELPSSIGKLINLQTLDIKKSMHISELPSQVWKMQRNLRHLEGNYLSIKGLPSTESLPNLQTLSNVKAGTWLQNGLQKMTNISKLGVHDVTGTDKEALLDCLGKLDNLTKLTWKTKLAWKTTYHHMIPSSIFSTSQYRNNIQILYLGGPLEGLPDAICMSASLTKLTLQSTRLQEDPLVMLGKLANLQVLRLRDAFVGEEMVCVEKGFPQLKVLELKSLSELEVWSIKDEAMPKLRELEIEACEYLMMLPQGLQMVTSLQKLKVIRMNDNFCRRLRNNDGEDWEKIKHIPSVMVFRERNKAVPCRQRPQKRKVSHHQICR, encoded by the coding sequence ATGGAGCATATAGTTTCCTTTGCTGTGACGAAGCTGGTTGATCTCTTAGCACATGAAGTCGGGTTTCTCGAAGGAGTGGATGATGAGCTGAGATCCCTTCGCGATCTGCTCCAGTGGATTGAAGCACTCCTTAAAGACACCGATATTCATAGCAACAAAGACAATGATGAACGTGCTAAGCTTTGGGTGAACCAGGTACGAGATCTTGCTCATGACGCCGAAGACATCATCGACAACTACATCTTCAGAGTGCATCATCTGGATCATGCATCCCCAAGCAGTTGGCTCTCTTCCTTGGGAGCATGTCCTGTTCTACCTTCCAAACTATCAATCCTCCATGACCTTGGCAATAAGATTCACAAGGTCAAGGGGAGAGCTCAGGAGATCTATGATAATCAGAGAAAGATTGGCAATATTGCAAGCAGCGGAGATGGCCCTTCAAACTCAAACATTAATGAAGCAAGACCACCACCAGTGAGGCGGAGACGAACTCAAGATGTGGAGGAGGCCGATGTTCTCGGCTTTGATGAACATTTCCAGGCATTGGCAAGGATGCTGATGGGGGATGATGGGAATAAGAGGCGCGCTGTCATATCGATCACTGGCATGGGAGGGGCAGGCAAAACCACTCTCGCCAGGAAGATCTTCTCTGACCCAGGCATCAAAAGGCACTTCACATTTCAAGCATGGATCTGGGTTTCCCAAGAGAATCCAGCTCGACAATTATTGGAGGCTATTGCTAAAAATGCAATGTCTATATCTAACCTAGAATTGGAAGACAAATACCTGAGCCATGCAGAAATGAAGCCATATGAAAACATTACCACTAAAGATGAGCAGGAAGACTGGTTGGAACACCTGAGACATTTGATGGTGAAGAACGAAGTTTGTTCgcacttgaaaaaaaataaatacttggTGATCCTAGATGATATATGGAGCAAAGAAGCTTGGGATACCATTGAAGGTCTGCTACCAGATATGATGAATGGAAGTCGAGTGTTGCTAACCACTCGCAAGCAAGATGTGGCATTGCATGCAGATAGGCAGAGCCCTCCCTACGAGGTCAAGTTCTTGGGAGAAGAAGATAGCTGGGAGTTGTTTTGCAAAAAGGCAATTCCAACAAAGTGTAGCAATGATTGCCCGCCACACTTGAAACCTATAGGAAGAGAGATGGTGGCCAAATGTTGTGGTTTGCCGCTTGCCATCATTGTATTGGGACGCCTAGTGTTGACTAGACGTCAATCAGCTGAGGAATGGAGGAAGTTGCTAAAAAGCACGAATTGGCAACTAAGGCAGGGCGAACAGAAGATATCAGAAATACTAGCCCTCAGCTACCATCATCTCCCTTACTACATGAAGCCATGCTTTCTCTACTTTAGCATCTACCCCAAGGGCGCTCTAATCAGTGCCAAAAGGCTAATTCGACTTTGGATTGCGGAGGGTTTTATCCAACCCAGAGACCAAGAAACCATGGAGGAAGTCGCGGAGGATTACCTTGAGGAGTTGGTGCACTGGAGTATGATTCAAGTGGTGGAGAGACATGACCATGGAGGTATAAAGATTTGTCGAATCCATGAGCTTCTCCATGACCTCTCAATCTTTCTGGCCCAAGGTATGAACTTCATTCATATTCCTAGCAATGACAAGGAGGAGAATATTTTACATAACTGCCGTCGACTTGCTCTCCATGATGACAAGAGTACGAGGTACATTGCTCGATCTTATTCTATTGACTCCAATTCACGTTTGCGCACTATAACTTCAGTAGACATGGGGAAGAGCATCTCTAAAATGGAGAAATTCTTCCATGACTTGAAGTTGCTGAGAGTCATAAATCTACAGGGTACAAGAATCAAGTCATTGCCGAATGATATAGGAAAGTTAATTCATTTAAGGTACTTGGGCTTGCGTTATACAGATCTAACAGAGCTACCATCCTCCATCGGCAAACTCATAAATCTGCAAACTCTTGACATTAAGAAATCTATGCATATCAGTGAGCTACCAAGTCAAGTGTGGAAGATGCAGCGCAACCTAAGACATTTGGAAGGCAATTATTTGTCAATCAAGGGACTGCCAAGCACTGAGAGCCTACCTAATCTACAAACTCTTTCAAATGTTAAAGCTGGCACATGGTTGCAGAATGGTTTACAAAAGATGACGAACATTAGCAAACTAGGAGTCCATGATGTCACTGGCACTGACAAGGAGGCATTGTTAGATTGTCTTGGCAAACTAGACAATCTCACTAAATTGACATGGAAAACGAAATTGGCATGGAAAACGACGTATCATCATATGATACCTAGCTCAATATTCTCCACTAGTCAATACAGGAATAATATCCAAATTCTTTATTTGGGTGGCCCGTTGGAAGGGCTGCCAGATGCTATCTGCATGTCTGCAAGCCTCACCAAATTGACCTTACAATCAACAAGGCTTCAAGAAGATCCCCTAGTGATGCTTGGGAAGCTAGCTAATCTTCAGGTTCTTAGGTTAAGAGATGCTTTTGTTGGAGAGGAGATGGTTTGCGTGGAGAAAGGATTCCCTCAATTGAAAGTGTTAGAACTGAAATCCTTGTCTGAATTGGAGGTATGGAGCATAAAGGATGAGGCCATGCCCAAGCTTAGAGAATTGGAAATAGAGGCATGTGAATATTTAATGATGCTTCCCCAAGGCCTTCAAATGGTTACTAGTTTGCAGAAGTTGAAAGTGATACGAATGAATGATAACTTCTGCCGAAGGTTGAGAAATAATGATGGTGAGGACTGGGAAAAAATCAAGCACATACCCTCAGTCATGGTGTTTCGTGAAAGAAATAAAGCTGTGCCGTGTCGTCAACGTCCGCAAAAAAGAAAAGTATCACATCACCAAATATGTAGGTAA